A section of the Amycolatopsis sp. AA4 genome encodes:
- a CDS encoding aminoglycoside adenylyltransferase domain-containing protein yields MPSEIPEEVRRSTDLFLSTVDRAAPGLVSGFYLVGSVCFGDFHPRGTGRGRLGTASDIDFVAVADRRPGPGEISALAHAHATTIAQFPEPHFDGTVLTWADLAAGPDECPDVPCAQVSRFTASGRDGLNPVTFCELARHGIAVRGPRPSDVDVWADQDALRAFTLDNLIRYWRPWWEKNRRTSALSLAVGMSPWFPVWAVLGVSRLHHLLATGELTSKCGAGRYAAKEFDPRWHRIIAESMSLRTSGEEGHRSYRNPLARRRDTLAFLDATIDDALTLA; encoded by the coding sequence GTGCCCAGTGAGATACCAGAGGAAGTCCGCCGAAGCACCGACCTGTTCCTGTCCACAGTGGACCGAGCCGCCCCCGGGCTGGTGAGCGGTTTCTACCTGGTCGGCTCGGTCTGCTTCGGCGACTTCCACCCCCGCGGCACCGGACGCGGACGGCTGGGCACCGCCAGCGACATCGATTTCGTCGCGGTCGCTGATCGGCGTCCGGGGCCGGGTGAGATATCAGCACTCGCACACGCGCATGCCACGACGATCGCTCAGTTCCCGGAGCCGCATTTCGACGGAACCGTGCTCACCTGGGCAGATCTTGCCGCCGGACCTGACGAATGCCCCGACGTCCCCTGCGCACAGGTAAGCCGATTCACCGCATCGGGCCGGGACGGCCTCAACCCGGTGACGTTCTGCGAACTCGCCCGGCACGGGATCGCCGTGCGCGGCCCTCGACCGTCCGATGTGGACGTCTGGGCGGATCAGGACGCTCTGCGCGCGTTCACTCTCGACAACCTGATTCGCTACTGGCGTCCGTGGTGGGAGAAGAACCGCCGGACCAGCGCGTTGTCGCTGGCCGTCGGCATGAGCCCATGGTTCCCGGTGTGGGCGGTGCTCGGGGTGAGCCGTCTGCACCACCTGCTGGCCACCGGGGAACTGACCTCGAAATGCGGTGCCGGACGTTATGCGGCAAAGGAATTCGACCCGCGGTGGCACCGCATCATCGCGGAGAGCATGAGCCTGCGGACCTCGGGAGAGGAAGGCCATCGCAGCTACCGGAACCCCTTGGCGCGCCGACGCGACACCCTCGCGTTCCTCGACGCCACCATCGACGACGCACTCACCCTGGCCTAA
- a CDS encoding MerR family transcriptional regulator: MPDLLTIGAFARRCGLTASALRFYADSGLVRPIRVDEESGYRYYSPGQVSAALLVRRLREIGLPLERVSAVLAAGPDEAARIIDDHVAGLVSQVQQARETAAAVKATLGATAPAPSVQVTGPVFTAAVEQVLTATTQDLPVLNGVHLEVSPAAIVLTATDRYRLSTRTLVPAEPSASTWTATADADDLRLAMPWTRRQHDLHLSVRADEIWFQGDDAVRTCRTLSEDFPDYRLMLASLPEVLTRAVISRNALVAGLERQYTAQIQLDLSATAITVGIERIPADVTGPPITLSFAVSTLHPAISTAVGPDVMLDVAGPHLPVVVRSADDGDLTTLAMPVKDISGC, encoded by the coding sequence GTGCCCGACCTGCTGACCATCGGAGCGTTCGCCCGCCGCTGCGGCCTGACCGCCAGCGCGCTGCGCTTCTACGCCGATTCCGGCCTCGTGCGGCCGATCCGGGTCGACGAGGAATCCGGCTACCGCTACTACTCCCCGGGCCAGGTCTCGGCCGCGCTGCTCGTCCGGCGGTTGCGGGAGATCGGCCTGCCGCTGGAGCGGGTCAGCGCGGTCCTCGCCGCCGGACCGGACGAGGCGGCGCGGATCATCGACGACCACGTCGCCGGGTTGGTATCTCAGGTGCAGCAGGCGCGGGAAACCGCCGCGGCGGTGAAGGCCACGCTGGGCGCCACCGCACCGGCACCGTCGGTCCAGGTCACCGGCCCGGTGTTCACCGCTGCCGTCGAGCAGGTGCTCACCGCGACCACGCAGGACCTCCCGGTGCTGAATGGCGTGCACCTGGAAGTCTCCCCCGCGGCGATCGTGCTCACCGCCACCGACCGGTACCGGCTCTCGACCCGCACGCTGGTCCCCGCCGAGCCGAGCGCGTCCACCTGGACCGCCACCGCAGACGCCGACGACCTGCGGCTCGCGATGCCATGGACGCGCCGTCAACACGACCTGCACCTGAGCGTCCGCGCCGACGAGATCTGGTTCCAGGGCGACGACGCGGTACGAACCTGCCGCACACTTTCCGAGGACTTTCCCGACTACCGGCTGATGCTCGCGTCGCTGCCAGAAGTCCTTACGCGGGCGGTGATATCTCGTAACGCGCTCGTGGCAGGTCTGGAGCGCCAATACACCGCGCAGATCCAACTAGACCTCTCCGCCACCGCGATCACGGTGGGCATCGAAAGAATCCCCGCGGACGTCACGGGCCCGCCGATCACGCTCTCCTTCGCCGTCAGCACGCTGCACCCGGCGATCAGCACCGCAGTCGGACCGGACGTGATGCTGGACGTCGCGGGCCCGCACCTGCCGGTAGTCGTGCGCTCCGCCGACGACGGCGACCTGACCACCCTTGCCATGCCAGTGAAAGACATCTCAGGTTGTTAG
- a CDS encoding IS110 family transposase: MTLFCGIDWAESHHDVAIIDDTATVIAKARIGDDATGFARLLDLLAEAGDTADAQIPVGIETDHGLLVAALRSTGRTIYAINPLSASRYRARHQVSGAKSDAADAALLANIVRTDAAAHRPLPADTELAQAVRVLARAQQDAVWARQQLGNQLRSLLKEFYPAALEAFAGQPEGGLARRDARTVLAAAPTPALAATLTRARLRTLLTKAGRRRNVDADVDRLHGVFRSERLRQPPIVENAMGIQFSALLSQFEAACAASDSLAEAARTHFEQHPDATIITSFPGLGLLAGARVLAEIGDDRTRFTDPRGLKAYAGSAPITRASGRKTVVSHRHIKNRRLAAVGPVWALASLRASPGARRHFDTRRAAGDWNHQAQRHLFNKFLGQLHHCLQTDRLYDEHQAFPPPPAHTA; the protein is encoded by the coding sequence TTGACACTGTTCTGCGGCATCGACTGGGCCGAATCCCACCACGACGTCGCCATCATCGACGACACCGCAACCGTGATCGCCAAAGCCCGCATCGGCGACGACGCCACCGGGTTCGCCCGGCTGCTCGACCTGCTCGCCGAGGCCGGAGACACCGCCGACGCGCAGATCCCGGTCGGCATCGAAACCGACCACGGGCTGCTCGTCGCCGCGCTGCGCTCCACCGGCCGCACCATTTACGCGATCAACCCCCTCTCGGCATCGCGCTACCGGGCCCGGCACCAGGTGTCGGGCGCGAAGTCCGACGCCGCGGACGCCGCGCTGCTGGCCAACATCGTGCGCACCGACGCGGCCGCGCACCGACCGCTGCCGGCCGACACCGAACTGGCCCAAGCGGTGCGGGTGCTGGCACGAGCGCAACAGGACGCGGTCTGGGCCCGCCAGCAGCTGGGCAACCAGCTCCGGTCGCTGCTCAAGGAGTTCTACCCCGCGGCGCTGGAAGCGTTCGCCGGACAGCCCGAGGGCGGCCTGGCCCGCCGCGACGCCCGCACCGTCCTCGCCGCCGCCCCGACACCCGCGCTCGCAGCGACACTGACCCGCGCCCGGCTGCGGACACTGCTGACCAAGGCCGGACGCCGCCGCAACGTCGATGCCGACGTCGACCGCCTCCACGGCGTGTTCCGGTCCGAGCGGCTGCGGCAACCGCCGATCGTGGAGAACGCGATGGGCATCCAGTTTTCGGCTCTGCTGAGCCAATTCGAGGCCGCCTGCGCCGCCTCCGACAGTCTGGCGGAGGCGGCACGGACACATTTTGAACAGCACCCGGACGCCACGATCATCACCAGCTTCCCCGGCCTCGGACTGCTGGCCGGCGCCCGGGTGCTCGCCGAAATCGGAGACGACCGCACCCGCTTCACCGATCCCCGCGGACTGAAGGCCTACGCCGGATCCGCACCGATCACCCGCGCCAGCGGCCGAAAAACCGTGGTCTCGCACCGCCACATCAAAAACCGCCGCCTCGCCGCAGTCGGACCCGTCTGGGCGCTCGCCTCGCTGCGAGCCAGCCCCGGCGCACGACGCCACTTCGACACCCGCCGCGCCGCCGGAGACTGGAACCACCAAGCCCAACGCCACCTGTTCAACAAATTCCTCGGACAACTCCACCACTGCCTGCAGACGGACCGCCTCTACGACGAACACCAAGCCTTCCCACCTCCTCCAGCCCACACGGCTTGA
- a CDS encoding phosphotransferase, whose amino-acid sequence MEQWLSDWCLAHLGTAPVDVLFKAEQVSTVHGLRLADGRKIVLKARPDDGRAESCVAAQAQLAARGFPCARPLTPVIRKGSLAVHAEEYRPGGEVIPCDSPEIAVRYAEVFALLLGALDGISVPPPLPNPRWLRWDHHDPGLWPAIDFLDERDQRLVPHEVTETADRARRRLLAAELPNVLGHGDFEAQNLRWDINEGWTVHDWDSLAWQPEAALTGAASGTFPSTTPPTLAPIESSAAFLESYQDFRGRRFSPAEREVAWAASLWPAAHNARWEALHGDPPMCGAALREQAAERLRLANA is encoded by the coding sequence TTGGAACAATGGCTGTCGGATTGGTGTCTCGCCCACCTCGGCACCGCGCCGGTCGACGTGCTGTTCAAGGCAGAACAAGTCTCGACAGTGCACGGCCTGCGGCTCGCTGACGGCCGGAAGATCGTCCTCAAAGCCCGTCCGGACGACGGCCGCGCAGAGTCGTGCGTCGCGGCGCAAGCCCAACTGGCTGCGCGGGGCTTCCCCTGCGCACGCCCCTTGACGCCGGTCATCCGCAAAGGCTCCCTGGCCGTGCACGCTGAGGAATACCGCCCCGGTGGCGAAGTAATCCCCTGCGATTCACCGGAGATTGCCGTGCGTTACGCCGAGGTCTTCGCCCTGCTGCTGGGCGCCCTCGACGGGATCTCCGTCCCGCCACCGCTGCCGAATCCCCGGTGGTTGCGCTGGGACCATCACGACCCTGGCCTGTGGCCAGCGATCGACTTCCTGGACGAACGAGACCAGCGTCTCGTTCCGCATGAGGTAACCGAAACCGCCGACCGAGCGCGCCGACGACTGCTCGCCGCCGAGCTGCCGAACGTCCTCGGGCACGGAGATTTCGAAGCGCAGAACCTCCGCTGGGATATCAACGAAGGCTGGACGGTACATGACTGGGACAGCCTGGCATGGCAACCGGAAGCAGCCCTCACGGGAGCGGCGAGCGGGACGTTCCCGAGCACGACCCCGCCGACGCTGGCGCCGATCGAGAGTTCCGCCGCGTTCCTGGAGTCCTATCAGGACTTCCGCGGCCGCCGGTTCTCCCCAGCCGAACGGGAAGTCGCGTGGGCGGCGAGCTTGTGGCCCGCCGCGCACAATGCACGATGGGAAGCATTGCACGGGGATCCGCCGATGTGCGGTGCCGCGCTGCGGGAGCAGGCAGCGGAACGTCTGCGTCTCGCGAACGCCTGA
- the menC gene encoding o-succinylbenzoate synthase translates to MKIERIDLIEVSLPLVRPFRTSCSLDTERNTLLLHVVTDVSEGWAEFGGDPEPVYHPEFTAGAERILRDHLVPRVTALPQLTAARVAGAVAPVKGNPLAKALLETAILDAECRAHAMPLSVYLGGVRDRIQAGVSVGITDTLPELLDTVAGYLAEGYVRIKLKIEPGWDLEPVRAVRAEFGPGLVLQADANTAYTLADADHLRRLDEFGLVQLEQPLAADDLGGHVELAKLLRTPICLDESICSARDAAFAIRSGACRIINVKPSRVGGYLEARRIHDVCAAHGIPVWCGGMLETGIGRAQNLALAALPGFVLPNDISASSRYYATDLTAPFTLEDGCLSVPDGPGGGVAVDPVALREHTVASQTLFAV, encoded by the coding sequence GTGAAAATCGAACGGATCGACCTGATCGAGGTCAGCCTCCCGCTCGTCCGTCCATTCCGGACTTCGTGCTCGCTGGACACCGAACGCAACACGCTCCTGCTGCACGTGGTGACCGACGTCAGCGAGGGCTGGGCGGAATTCGGCGGCGACCCGGAACCGGTGTACCACCCGGAATTCACCGCCGGAGCCGAGCGGATTCTGCGCGATCATCTCGTCCCTCGCGTCACCGCCTTGCCGCAGCTGACCGCCGCTCGGGTCGCGGGCGCGGTGGCTCCGGTCAAGGGAAATCCGCTGGCGAAGGCCCTCCTGGAAACCGCGATCCTCGACGCCGAATGCCGCGCCCACGCGATGCCTTTGTCGGTCTATCTCGGCGGGGTACGCGATCGGATCCAGGCTGGAGTTTCCGTCGGAATCACAGACACTCTGCCGGAATTGCTCGACACCGTCGCCGGTTACCTGGCCGAGGGATACGTCCGGATCAAGCTGAAAATCGAACCCGGCTGGGACCTCGAACCAGTACGCGCCGTCCGCGCCGAATTCGGCCCCGGCCTGGTATTGCAGGCCGACGCGAATACCGCTTATACCCTCGCCGACGCCGACCACCTGCGCCGCTTGGACGAGTTCGGCCTGGTCCAGCTCGAACAACCGCTGGCTGCGGACGACCTCGGCGGACACGTCGAACTCGCGAAACTCCTGCGCACCCCGATCTGCCTGGACGAGTCGATCTGCTCCGCCCGCGACGCCGCGTTCGCGATCCGCTCGGGGGCGTGCCGGATCATCAATGTCAAACCCAGCCGCGTCGGCGGCTACCTGGAAGCGCGCCGGATCCACGACGTGTGTGCCGCACACGGAATCCCGGTGTGGTGCGGCGGAATGCTCGAAACGGGAATCGGCCGCGCGCAGAACCTCGCCCTCGCCGCGCTGCCAGGTTTCGTGCTGCCCAATGATATCTCAGCGTCGAGCCGTTACTACGCCACGGATCTCACCGCGCCGTTCACGCTCGAAGACGGCTGTCTGTCCGTTCCGGACGGACCGGGCGGTGGGGTCGCGGTGGATCCGGTCGCGTTGCGCGAGCATACCGTTGCTTCGCAGACACTTTTCGCCGTTTGA